A genome region from Arachis duranensis cultivar V14167 chromosome 6, aradu.V14167.gnm2.J7QH, whole genome shotgun sequence includes the following:
- the LOC107495239 gene encoding uncharacterized protein LOC107495239, with protein MATKAKPVTAAGKEKKTSSLISSFRRTTKSSTATATATTNKTTTTTTTTANKTTTTTTTTTATPSTLERNKSVGSSNSSSNSSSLVYPKATFRSSLDYASTFKDGSSPLGPNKSDAITRRRSFEPRLTPTSSPSSSPAKLQVSSTTTRVQKALVSPGHPRDTSTSKSTSIPSPRPASDKTSSRNIPRDVKQKPVLTKSGGSSVKPKPGKVVSAEASSEVSDVEAEEVKELVEVVKQENHDDVEVDELLLLPDHPDVLQNEEEQILEGGVHDLDDFGDDERVISTVSEELKEESSPPQEEENTNKNDNDQEDPHVFVAEEDSSSAAKEAVVVVMEEPEKELGVIEEDQESETNEEERKLEEKNMKLLIQGGASESEEEAVEVTKEEEPKPHKKEQQQQQQQQQHIREIIVSGHGRKESQLSNEVIEETATKLMEEMNKVRALAGAFQTVIDNQTARKK; from the coding sequence ATGGCAACAAAAGCAAAACCGGTAACTGCTGctgggaaggagaagaagacatcttctctaatttcaagCTTCAGAAGAACCACAAAATCATCCACGGCAACAGCAACCGCCACAACAAACAagaccaccaccaccaccactactaCGGCCAACAAGACCACCACCACTACTACCACCACAACCGCCACGCCTTCAACATTAGAGAGAAACAAATCCGTTGGCAGTAGCAACAGCAGCAGCAATAGTAGTAGCTTGGTTTATCCTAAGGCAACATTTCGCTCAAGCCTTGATTATGCTTCCACATTCAAGGATGGTAGTAGTCCTCTTGGTCCTAATAAATCTGACGCAATTACTCGAAGAAGATCTTTTGAACCTAGACTGACACCTACCTCTTCGCCGTCGTCCAGTCCCGCCAAACTACAAGTTTCGAGCACTACTACTAGAGTTCAGAAAGCACTTGTTTCTCCCGGCCATCCTAGGGATACTAGTACTTCCAAAAGTACTAGTATTCCTTCGCCAAGACCGGCTTCTGATAAAACATCATCTAGGAATATTCCTAGAGATGTTAAACAGAAGCCGGTTTTGACGAAGAGTGGTGGTTCTTCTGTTAAGCCCAAGCCTGGGAAGGTTGTTTCTGCTGAAGCTTCTTCGGAGGTGTCTGATGTTGAAGCAGAGGAAGTTAAAGAACTGGTTGAAGTAGTTAAACAGGAGAATCATGATGATGTTGAGGttgatgagcttcttcttctacctGATCATCCAGATGTTCTTCAAAATGAAGAGGAGCAGATTCTAGAAGGTGGTGTCCATGACCTAGATGATTTTGGTGACGATGAGAGGGTGATTTCTACGGTGTCTGAAGAACTCAAGGAAGAGTCATCACCACCACAAGAGGAAGAGAACACAAACAAGAATGATAATGATCAAGAAGATCCTCATGTCTTCGTGGCTGAAGAAGATTCTTCTTCAGCCGCGAAGGAGGCGGTGGTTGTGGTTATGGAAGAACCTGAAAAGGAACTTGGAGTGATAGAAGAAGATCAAGAAAGCGAGACAAACGAGGAGGAAAGGAAATTGGAAGAGAAGAACATGAAACTACTAATTCAGGGAGGAGCAAGTGAaagtgaagaagaagcagtTGAAGTgaccaaagaagaagaaccaaaaCCACACaaaaaagaacaacaacaacaacaacaacaacaacaacacatAAGGGAAATAATAGTAAGCGGGCATGGAAGGAAAGAATCTCAATTATCAAATGAAGTGATTGAAGAAACTGCTACCAAGTTGATGGAGGAAATGAACAAGGTTAGGGCATTGGCGGGTGCATTCCAAACTGTCATAGATAATCAAACCGCCAGGAAAAAGTGA
- the LOC107495384 gene encoding probable glycosyltransferase At5g03795, protein MGQEFSSFFRFESKRLLWFIGITFATIVAFQYLGLPYGNVLLSLFSAGNIPTSGSNKIQGKDPPPVPEPINNVTIFNQGNVTIESSLETDNRTRVSGANDSSPIFDLEPRNQANSSLGLGESNKSSTVEGIEKTGNVSVGWKEENLRPSSYNNSMGLDLLTNHSGEENVSRPEHESASLDANSTPSMTNVSPRISTKGTSNDSNIPLFQKDKKSNSMKEENEGNTQAKNSATVSMPKENHNSHAAVPEVTTVSEMNKLFLQSHASYRSMRPKWSSGVDQELLWARSEIEHAPIVKNDPDLYGPIYHNVSMFKRSYELMEHMLKVYVYREGARPILHTPFLTGIYASEGWFMKLMEANTRFITNDPKTAHLFYLPFSSRKLEEALYVQGSHSHKNLIQYLHNYVELIAGKHPFWNRTRGADHFLVGCHDWAPSETKVDMSNCIRALCNADVKEGFVFGKDVSLPETHVRNGLNPTRDLGGKSPSKRNILAFFAGKMHGYVRPILLQHWENKDPDMKIFGKLPKSKGDRNYIQYMKSSKYCICAKGYEVNSPRVVEAIFYECVPVIISDNFVPPFLEALNWETFSVIVLEKDIPNLKSILLSIPQKRYLRLQMRVKKVQKHFLWHKNPVKYDIFHMILHSVWYNRVFSAIT, encoded by the exons ATGGGTCAAGAATTCTCTTCCTTCTTTCGGTTCGAGTCGAAGAGGTTGCTATGGTTCATTGGCATTACTTTTGCAACAATTGTAGCTTTCCAGTATCTTGGGCTTCCATATGGTAATGTTCTGCTCTCTCTATTCTCTGCCGGTAATATACCTACATCAGGAAGTAATAAAATCCAGGGCAAAGATCCTCCTCCGGTGCCGGAACCTATTAACAATGTAACCATTTTCAATCAAGGAAATGTGACTATTGAAAGTTCCCTTGAGACAGATAATAGAACTAGAGTGTCAGGGGCAAATGATAGTTCTCCGATTTTCGACTTGGAACCAAGAAACCAAGCAAACAGTTCTCTAGGACTTGGCGAATCTAACAAAAGTTCGACGGTAGAGGGTATTGAGAAAACAGGTAATGTATCTGTGGGATGGAAGGAAGAAAATCTTAGGCCTAGCAGTTATAACAATTCTATGGGTTTGGATCTTTTGACAAATCATTCTGGAGAAGAAAACGTTTCAAGACCAGAACATGAGTCTGCTAGCCTTGATGCTAATTCTACTCCATCTATGACAAATGTGAGCCCGAGAATTTCGACTAAGGGGACTTCGAATGATTCAAACATACCTTTATTTCAGAAAGACAAAAAGTCTaattccatgaaagaagagaatgaaggcAATACACAAGCTAAGAATTCTGCTACAGTCAGCATGCCTAAGGAGAATCACAATTCTCATGCGGCAGTTCCGGAAGTGACAACAGTGTCTGAAATGAACAAGTTATTTCTTCAAAGTCACGCTTCATATCGTTCTATG AGGCCAAAGTGGTCTTCAGGAGTTGATCAGGAGTTACTATGGGCGAGATCAGAGATCGAACATGCACCAATTGTAAAGAACGATCCAGATTTATATGGTCCTATTTATCACAATGTATCCATGTTCAAGag GAGCTATGAATTAATGGAACATATGCTGAAAGTGTATGTATACCGAGAAGGAGCTAGACCCATCTTACATACACCATTTCTCACGGGAATTTATGCTTCCGAGGGATGGTTCATGAAGCTCATGGAAGCAAATACAAGATTCATTACTAATGACCCGAAGACGGCACACCTGTTTTACTTACCTTTCAGTTCTCGAAAGCTAGAGGAAGCCTTGTATGTACAAGGTTCACATAGTCATAAAAACTTGATTCAGTATCTGCATAACTACGTAGAATTGATAGCGGGCAAACATCCATTTTGGAACAGAACCAGAGGTGCTGATCACTTTCTTGTTGGTTGCCACGATTGG GCCCCTTCCGAAACAAAGGTGGACATGTCTAACTGCATAAGAGCCCTTTGCAATGCTGATGTAAAAGAAGGATTTGTCTTTGGGAAGGATGTTTCACTTCCTGAAACACATGTCCGCAATGGCCTAAATCCCACTAGAGATCTCGGTGGAAAATCGCCGTCCAAGAGGAACATTCTGGCATTCTTCGCCGGCAAAATGCATGGTTATGTTAGGCCAATTCTGTTGCAGCACTGGGAAAACAAAGATCCTGACATGAAAATCTTCGGCAAGTTGCCAAAGTCCAAAGGTGACAGGAACTACATTCAATACATGAAGAGTAGTAAGTACTGCATTTGTGCAAAAGGCTATGAAGTGAACAGCCCGCGAGTCGTGGAGGCGATATTCTACGAGTGCGTTCCGGTGATCATATCGGACAACTTTGTGCCGCCGTTTCTCGAGGCTCTGAATTGGGAGACCTTTTCTGTCATTGTTTTGGAGAAGGACATTCCAAACTTGAAGAGCATACTTCTTTCTATCCCACAGAAGAGGTATCTTAGATTGCAGATGAGAGTCAAAAAGGTACAAAAGCATTTCCTTTGGCACAAGAATCCTGTTAAGTATGATATATTTCATATGATACTTCATTCTGTTTGGTATAACAGAGTTTTCTCTGCAATAACTTAG
- the LOC107495287 gene encoding uncharacterized protein LOC107495287, producing MCLVFVCDEDERVLARQPAPGACPYCGGMVQATDVQKQWRFCFLPIYFKTKRRYYCTMCTRTLQIQ from the coding sequence ATGTGCCTGGTATTTGTGTGCGACGAGGACGAGAGGGTTTTAGCGAGGCAACCAGCGCCAGGGGCGTGTCCGTACTGTGGAGGCATGGTGCAAGCAACGGACGTTCAGAAGCAATGGCGTTTCTGTTTTCTTCCTATCTACTTTAAAACCAAGCGCAGATATTATTGCACCATGTGTACTAGAACACTCCAGATCCAATAG